A stretch of Primulina tabacum isolate GXHZ01 chromosome 13, ASM2559414v2, whole genome shotgun sequence DNA encodes these proteins:
- the LOC142523126 gene encoding uncharacterized protein LOC142523126: MPADEMHAVIKLWPFQGWAMDLIGKIYLPSSKRHSFIIVATYFFTKWVEALHMKKIEQKDVIVFVKEHIIHRFGIPQSITTDQGTMFMGSDMKEFAEEYGIQLINSSPHYPQSNCQAEPSNQRSATGLSPFTLTYGHDAVLPMEVVVPSLRVMKQNELEPELYTEAMIMELEDLDELKMQTYNALILQKSKAARSYNKRVNKKIFEERDVVWKVILPLGSKDREFDKWPPNWEGAFKVHQVLDGNAYWLASLDGEPHMRCIKGKYLKYYYPNSWVGISDIYGSCSWV; this comes from the exons ATGCCGGCTGATGAAATGCACGCTGTCATAAAGCTGTGGCCATTTCAGGGGTGGGCCATGGATTTGATAGGCAAAATTTATCTTCCTTCATCTAAAAGGCATTCATTTATAATTGTGGCTACTTATTTCTTCACCAAATGGGTTGAAGCCCTCCACATGAAAAAAATAGAGCAGAAAGATGTTATTGTATTTGTGAAAGAGCATATTATTCACAGATTTGGAATCCCGCAATCGATCACAACCGACCAAGGAACTATGTTCATGGGATCGGACATGAAGGAATTTGCTGAGGAATATGGGATCCAGTTGATTAATTCTTCACCTCATTATCCCCAATCCAATTGTCAAGCTGAGCCTTCAAACCAA AGAAGTGCTACTGGTTTGAGCCCTTTCACCTTGACCTATGGACATGATGCAGTATTGCCTATGGAAGTGGTGGTTCCTTCGTTAAGAGTGATGAAGCAGAATGAATTAGAACCAGAGCTCTACACGGAAGCAATGATTATGGAACTAGAGGATTTGGATGAGTTGAAAATGCAAACGTATAATGCTTTGATACTTCAGAAATCCAAGGCGGCTAGAAGTTACAATAAGCGCGTGAATAAGAAGATATTCGAGGAGAGAGATGTGGTTTGGAAGGTAATTCTACCCCTCGGATCTAAAGATAGGGAATTCGATAAATGGCCGCCCAATTGGGAAGGAGCGTTTAAAGTTCATCAAGTGTTGGATGGAAATGCATACTGGTTGGCGAGTCTGGATGGTGAGCCACACATGAGGTGCATCAAAGGAAAATACTTGAAGTATTACTACCCCAATAGTTGGGTGGGGATATCGGATATATATGGTTCATGCAGTTGGGTGTAA